One window from the genome of Streptomyces cadmiisoli encodes:
- a CDS encoding peptidoglycan-binding protein, translating to MKTPVFEEFEPADDCDCPGCAPRRPALAVPSSFRDPARSAPGRPVGCRPGATRVLAVAALASAALAAGHATPVAAVPHAPHAPHRPGVPAGDEPDTPQGGTAPLHGPGGTPAKPAGAAPFPAITRAEIINRAKKWVADRVPYSMTDYWSDGYRQDCSGFVSMAWKLPANEWTGTLHLYGVRITKDELQPGDMLLFHNPANPQNGSHVVIFGGWTDQTRTHYTAYESIRPRARKQTTPYAYSKNSDRYVPYRYRGVVSDPGTVQQVGTQPGQEEEQGDVTAYPGTKYFGPGAVNEHVTQLGRMLIGRGAGRFYPEGPGPLWTDADRMATQAFQVAQGWKDKEADGLPGERTWDLLVTGKGKDIPPEPPARSPATAPPAALAPPAARVPAYPGRGMFRPGASNEHVLRLGQQLVRKGFGGHYATGPGTRWGDADRRSVEAFQRAQGWRGGAANGHPGPETWRRLFS from the coding sequence ATGAAGACTCCGGTGTTCGAGGAATTCGAGCCGGCCGATGACTGCGACTGCCCCGGTTGCGCCCCGCGGCGCCCCGCACTCGCCGTGCCCTCCTCGTTCCGGGACCCCGCGCGGTCGGCGCCCGGCCGGCCCGTGGGGTGCCGACCGGGCGCGACCCGGGTGCTGGCCGTCGCCGCCCTCGCCTCGGCGGCGCTCGCCGCGGGCCACGCGACTCCGGTCGCAGCGGTCCCGCACGCCCCCCACGCTCCTCATCGGCCCGGCGTTCCCGCAGGTGACGAGCCCGACACCCCGCAGGGCGGCACGGCTCCGCTGCACGGTCCCGGGGGGACACCGGCCAAGCCGGCGGGTGCCGCCCCGTTCCCCGCGATCACCCGCGCGGAAATCATCAACCGGGCCAAGAAGTGGGTCGCGGACCGGGTGCCGTACAGCATGACCGACTACTGGAGCGACGGTTACCGGCAGGACTGCTCGGGCTTCGTCTCGATGGCCTGGAAGCTGCCGGCCAACGAATGGACCGGCACCCTCCACCTGTACGGGGTGCGCATCACCAAGGACGAGCTCCAGCCCGGCGACATGCTGCTGTTCCACAACCCGGCCAATCCGCAGAACGGGTCGCACGTCGTGATCTTCGGCGGCTGGACGGACCAGACCCGGACGCACTACACGGCCTACGAGTCCATCCGCCCGCGCGCCCGCAAGCAGACCACCCCCTACGCCTACTCCAAGAACTCCGACCGCTACGTGCCCTACCGCTACCGGGGCGTCGTGTCGGACCCGGGCACGGTGCAGCAGGTCGGCACGCAGCCGGGGCAGGAGGAGGAGCAGGGGGACGTGACGGCGTACCCCGGAACGAAGTACTTCGGCCCCGGGGCCGTCAACGAGCACGTCACCCAGCTCGGCCGCATGCTGATCGGGCGCGGCGCCGGCCGCTTCTACCCCGAGGGTCCCGGCCCGCTCTGGACGGACGCGGACCGTATGGCGACCCAGGCCTTCCAGGTGGCCCAGGGCTGGAAGGACAAGGAGGCGGACGGGCTGCCGGGCGAGCGGACCTGGGACCTGCTGGTCACGGGCAAGGGCAAGGACATCCCGCCCGAGCCGCCCGCCCGGTCCCCCGCCACCGCCCCGCCCGCGGCGCTCGCCCCGCCCGCGGCGAGGGTCCCCGCCTACCCCGGCCGCGGCATGTTCCGGCCCGGGGCGAGCAACGAGCATGTCCTGCGGCTCGGGCAGCAGCTCGTGCGGAAGGGGTTCGGCGGGCACTACGCCACGGGGCCGGGGACGCGCTGGGGCGACGCGGACCGGCGGAGCGTCGAGGCCTTCCAGCGCGCCCAGGGCTGGCGGGGCGGGGCGGCGAACGGCCACCCGGGGCCGGAGACCTGGCGGCGGCTCTTTTCCTGA
- a CDS encoding SPFH domain-containing protein yields MTTTTPQTPESGGADGGPARPARLIHNEVTTEIPVHLLFRDDPDPVDVPIRPAVVNRRQGTGEQPRLRRPAAPRTRPVARVDPDLVERPARVLPGAVGVLAGVAGAVGCAVTSWWSSGLPPQVVQTLGLPASAGGAAGPAQWAAYAGAGALGLLGFGGLARGRTGRAWVLDLFGRYRGTVRRTGLMWVNPLLLRRRVDVRLRHWRSEPVPAADRGGMALRVVVLVVWRVRDTARAVLTVEDHERYLRECVEAGLLRVPVEMPGGTRAGVEAAAEALTRLVAADAAPVGLEVFSVQPVRIEYAPELADAMHRRRIAALDAQHRASVLTSVVDSVEDTVSRLTMRGLVDLDAHERKVLVKDLTVAFCAGRGEREP; encoded by the coding sequence ATGACCACGACCACTCCCCAGACGCCCGAGTCCGGCGGAGCCGACGGCGGCCCGGCCCGGCCGGCCCGGCTCATCCACAACGAGGTCACCACCGAGATCCCGGTCCATCTGCTGTTCCGCGACGACCCCGACCCGGTCGACGTGCCGATCAGGCCCGCCGTGGTCAACCGCCGCCAGGGCACGGGGGAGCAGCCCCGGCTGCGCCGTCCGGCCGCCCCGCGGACCCGGCCCGTCGCCCGGGTCGATCCCGACCTGGTGGAACGGCCCGCGCGGGTGCTGCCCGGGGCGGTCGGGGTGCTCGCCGGTGTCGCCGGGGCGGTCGGGTGCGCGGTGACCTCGTGGTGGTCGAGCGGGCTGCCGCCGCAGGTGGTGCAGACGCTGGGGCTGCCGGCGTCCGCGGGGGGCGCGGCGGGTCCGGCGCAGTGGGCGGCGTACGCCGGGGCCGGGGCGCTCGGGCTGCTCGGGTTCGGCGGACTGGCCCGGGGCCGCACGGGGCGGGCCTGGGTGCTCGATCTGTTCGGCCGCTACCGGGGGACCGTGCGGCGCACCGGGCTGATGTGGGTCAACCCGCTGCTGCTGCGCCGCCGGGTCGACGTGCGGCTGCGGCACTGGCGCAGTGAACCGGTGCCCGCCGCGGACCGGGGCGGGATGGCGCTGCGGGTGGTGGTCCTGGTGGTGTGGCGGGTGCGGGACACCGCGCGGGCCGTGCTGACGGTGGAGGACCACGAGAGATATCTGCGCGAGTGCGTGGAGGCGGGGCTCCTGCGGGTGCCGGTGGAGATGCCGGGCGGCACCCGGGCCGGGGTGGAGGCCGCAGCGGAGGCGCTGACCCGGCTGGTGGCGGCGGACGCCGCGCCGGTCGGCCTGGAGGTCTTCTCGGTGCAGCCGGTGCGGATCGAGTACGCCCCCGAGCTGGCCGACGCGATGCACCGGCGCAGGATCGCGGCGCTGGACGCGCAGCACCGGGCGAGCGTGCTGACGTCGGTGGTCGACTCGGTGGAGGACACGGTGTCGCGGCTGACCATGCGAGGTCTGGTGGACCTGGACGCGCACGAGCGCAAGGTGCTGGTCAAGGATCTGACGGTGGCGTTCTGCGCGGGGCGCGGGGAGCGGGAGCCGTGA
- a CDS encoding FadR/GntR family transcriptional regulator, with protein MAARDLQERIKKLIVDRRLTSGSPLPTEPELMEFLGASRNSVREALKGLQAMGIVEIRHGFGTYVGRMSFAPMIEGLAFRTVAGHHRGEDSLLQLLELREAMEAGLVSRLAGRLPQADLVELDALVDRMDQRAAHGAGLAETDRAFHATLYRGLDNVLLSEVLEAFWDAFHQVSRDLVEVPQDPRVTCRQHREILDAVRSGDSVRAEEAIRDHFGNVRARLASSAPADANLHPNERV; from the coding sequence ATGGCAGCGCGTGACCTCCAGGAGCGGATCAAGAAGCTCATCGTCGACCGCCGGCTGACCTCCGGGTCCCCGCTGCCGACCGAGCCGGAGCTGATGGAGTTCCTCGGCGCGAGCCGGAACTCCGTGCGGGAGGCGCTGAAGGGGCTCCAGGCGATGGGGATCGTGGAGATACGGCACGGCTTCGGCACCTATGTGGGCCGGATGTCGTTCGCCCCGATGATCGAGGGCCTGGCCTTCCGCACGGTCGCCGGGCACCACCGCGGGGAGGACTCCCTGCTCCAGCTGCTGGAACTGCGCGAGGCGATGGAGGCCGGACTGGTCTCCCGGCTGGCCGGACGGCTGCCGCAGGCGGACCTCGTTGAACTGGACGCCCTCGTGGACCGTATGGATCAGCGGGCCGCGCACGGAGCCGGCCTCGCCGAGACCGACCGGGCCTTTCACGCCACCCTCTACCGAGGGCTGGACAACGTGCTGCTGTCCGAGGTGCTGGAGGCGTTCTGGGACGCCTTCCACCAGGTGAGCAGAGATCTCGTGGAGGTGCCGCAGGACCCTCGGGTGACCTGCCGGCAGCACCGGGAGATCCTGGACGCGGTGCGGTCCGGTGACTCGGTGCGAGCGGAGGAGGCCATAAGAGACCACTTCGGCAACGTTCGTGCCCGACTGGCCTCAAGCGCACCGGCAGACGCCAACTTGCATCCCAATGAGCGCGTTTAA